Proteins encoded together in one Falco biarmicus isolate bFalBia1 chromosome 4, bFalBia1.pri, whole genome shotgun sequence window:
- the IL12RB1 gene encoding interleukin-12 receptor subunit beta-1 has translation MLGWLLAALAVLAQGGTATGPGFSCWKRCGSRWFLCSWPPHGPTSDTSYLLTLCYAMPRLCQQFKAGARTTYTLKHHHIYVLTNVTAWVEARWGDHIHRTPNLTLYLNKAVKMDPPPTTMPFTKTGGRLRLQMPRSSCHHGDRPPQREARFRMMGNSSWTQVMCETVMDEDDSVTCTLGGDSAFEVQLRHKPSHWSSYWSDWSSSIFIPEEILASPVLSYQLGKLGRDGQRVLRLSWQQAPKEQGDVTYTLRVRMLVCRCAKLAEEDAVVLGGEVMVHNLTLCGAEYEILLTAANAAGPGPARQLRVPAEHSADLSFKDISMDGGTMTAQWEAPSPGFAYCFEQQPLPGAPKQGICIQRDFPAESIHVERGAWEAPACYRLAVHSWAPVRGWSTFALQHHYASNASLAVPIRINASAGDAAAVLQWSPSPRAACPGALAKYLICHAAEGDNVTYGEADAAASHYILQNLQPGTAYRVGVWEVTGESEGTCGAWWHFQTKALGAQGAAWKYNLKYLGILLGLPTMAAIYQLSKKRACRLLFPPLPKPMGSKAIQFATGEMNQGQHRPGFVEPSERFSPAELLLKELNPGKELTDTSTWPGTPQPGPGAEELAAACQPGGQKELPFAYRRQEVPSPVGFPSPGSTSCTNHPPSEKEEGEEEGRHGLHQPLVPIALLISDKPIIIRDEEG, from the exons atgctggggtggctgctggcagcactggcGGTGCTGGCGCAGGGTG GCACTGCCACGGGCCCTGGTTTCTCCTGCTGGAAACGCTGCGGGTCCCGCTGGttcctctgctcctggccacCCCACGGCCCAACAAGCGACACGTCCTACCTTCTGACGCTCTG CTATGCAATGCCCAGGTTGTGCCAGCAGTTCAAGGCGGGTGCAAGGACGACATACACCCTGAAGCATCACCATATTTACGTCCTCACCAATGTCACAGCCTGGGTGGAAGCGCGCTGGGGGGACCACATCCACAGGACCCCCAACCTCACGCTGTATCTCAACAAGGCCG TCAAGATGgacccaccccccaccacaaTGCCATTCACCAAGACCGGCGGCCGGCTGAGGTTGCAGATGCCGAGGTCATCGTGCCACCATGGGGACCGGCCACCACAGCGGGAGGCTCGCTTCCGGATGATGGGCAACAGCAGCTGGACGCAG GTGATGTGCGAGACGGTGATGGATGAGGATGACTCAG TGACCTGCACCCTGGGGGGGGACAGCGCCTTTGAGGTTCAGCTCCGGCACAAGCCCTCCCACTGGAGCAGCTACTGGAGCGACTGGAGCAGCTCCATCTTCATTCCTGAGG AAATCCTGGCTAGCCCAGTGCTGAGCTACCAGCTGGGAAAACTGGGGAGAGATGGGCAGCGGGTGCTGAGGCTGAGCTGGCAG caAGCCCCCAAGGAGCAAGGGGATGTCACCTACACACTGCGTGTCCGCATGCTGGTGTGCCGCTGTGCCAAGCTGGCCGAGGAGGatgctgtggtgctggggggggaggTGATGGTGCACAACCTCACCCTCTGTGGTGCTGAGTATGAGATCCTGCTGACAGCAGCCAATGCCGCCGGGCCAGGGCCAGCGCGGCAGCTCCGTGTGCCAGCAGAGCACAGTGCAG ATCTCAGCTTCAAGGACATCAGCATGGATGGTGGCACCATGACGGCGCAGTGGGAAGCACCAAGCCCTGGCTTCGCCTACTGCTTCgagcagcagccactgccaggAGCACCGAAACAGGGCATTTGCATCCAACGGGATTTCCCTGCTGAGAGCATCCACGTGGAGAGAG GAGCGTGGGAAGCACCGGCGTGTTACCGCCTCGCCGTGCACAGCTGGGCCCCGGTGCGGGGCTGGTCTACCTTTGCCTTGCAGCACCACTATGCCAGCAATG CCTCGCTAGCTGTGCCCATCCGCATCAATGCCAGcgctggggatgctgctgctgtcctccagTGGAGCCCATCCCCCCGTGCTGCCTGTCCTGGGGCGCTGGCCAAGTACCTCATCTGCCACGCAGCTGAGGGTGACAACGTGACCT ACGGTGAAGCGGACGCCGCAGCATCGCACTACATCCTCCAAAACCtacagcctggcacagcctaCAGGGTGGGCGTTTGGGAGGTGACAGGGGAGAGCGAGGGGACCTGTGGTGCTTGGTGGCACTTCCAGACCAAGGCACTGG GTGCCCAGGGAGCAGCGTGGAAATACAACCTGAAGTACCTGGGCATCTTGCTCGGTCTCCCCACCATGGCTGCCATCTACCAGCTCAGCAAAAAGAG ggctTGCCgcctcctcttcccacccctgcccaAGCCCATGGGCAGCAAAGCCATCCAGTTTGCCACTGGCGAAATGAACCAG GGTCAGCACCGGCCAGGCTTTGTGGAGCCCTCCGAGAGGTTcagcccagctgagctgctgctaaAGGAGCTGAATCCTGGGAAGGAGCTGACTGACACCAGCACGTGGCCTGGCACgccacagcctggccctggggctgaagagctggcagcagcatgcCAGCCAGGTGGCCAGAAGGAGCTGCCGTTTGCCTACCGCAGGCAGGAGGTGCCGAGCCCGGTGGGATTTCCATCGCCTGGCAGCACCAGTTGCACCAACCACCCACCCAgtgagaaggaggagggggaagaggaggggaggcaTGGACTACACCAGCCGCTGGTCCCCATTGCCCTGCTCATCTCTGACAAACCCATCATCatcagggatgaggaaggaTAG